Within Synergistaceae bacterium, the genomic segment TTTTCAGCTTGGAAATAAACGGAGCTTTTGACCTGAAATAATATTTGCAGCAGTAACGTTTTATATACAGCTTTAATTTGCGGTAAGTGCCGGGCTTCATTTTTACGGGACTGCGATAGAGTGCATGAATCGAGTATGCGTATAAATTATATTGCATTTGCTCTCTTATGCTGGGAAAAAGATTATTAATTCGCTTCAGACATTTTTCTAAATCGCTGAGAAAATTTGCAAGTCCTGACTTAGAATACGCTTTCTTAAAATCTCTTGTTAGGCCGACTCCCTTATGTTGAACGTAGCAATACAAGCAATAATCTATAATGCTGATGCTGATATTCTTATTATCGCATAAAATTTCGAGAACCCAGCATAAATCTTGTATTACTATAATATCATCATGGAAATAATGACTTTGTATAAGCTCCCTCTTAAATGCTTTATTCCAGAGATAACCGCCGGTTTTTCCGTCATTTAAGATATTAGCGCATAAATTCTCACTGTTAGAAATTTCCCAATCAGAATTTTTCATATCAGCGATATTATAATTTTCCCAACCTTTGGAGGGCAGATCACCCCAGAAATATTTATACACGAACATATCAGATTTATTATTATCGAGTTCAACAGCGCGAGTCATAATCGAAATTAATTGCGGGGAAGCAAAATCATCACCATCACAAAATAAAATGTAATCGCCTTGAGCCTGACTTAATGCTAAATTTCTTGCGTGGCTGACTCCGTGATTTTCCGTGTGAGTTACTCGAATGAAATCATATTTTGACGCATAAGAGCCGCAAATTTCCCCGCTTTTGTCCGTTGAGCCGTCATCTACTATTATAATTTCATAATTGTGAGTAAAATTTTCTTGATTGCAAAGACTTTCGAGACATTGAGATAAATATTTTTCGCAATTATAGACCGGAACAATAACACTGAATTTCAGCGCAGACTCTTCGCCGTGAGCCGTGAGCCGTGAGCCATTATACAAATTATCTATCAAAACTGTCAATCCCTTCTATTACGTAAATTTTCATGAATTAAACGCGCATTAACACAAGTGCATGAGAAATTAAATTTTTCAGCTTCTCCCATATTGACGGAATCGAGCTCAAATAAAACACTTTGCAATATTTCTTGATTCTTGACTCGAGTCCTTTGCGGGCTTCATCGCTTAATTCTTTAGGATGCATTCTCAAATTATTTAACGAGGCCATATAAATATCGCACTTTCTCAACTCAACGAGCCGGCCGGGAAGATTCTTTATATTTAATTCGCGCTCCATTCCTAATATAAATTGATTCAATCCGTTATTGTCATAAATTTTGCGTACACTTCTCGTCTTGCCGTAGTCCGAACGCTGCATATAACAATAAAGGCAATAATTTATACTGCGAATCCTAATATTTTTATCAGCGCAAAGAACTTCAAGTACCCAGCCTTCATCGTCCATAATTAATAAACTTTCATCAAAGCTGCGATCCTGAACGAGAGTCCTTCTGAAAACTTTATCCCATAAGTAAGCGCCGACTCTGCTGTCGATTATAACTTTTTTGCAGGCTTCATCGCTTGAAGGTGTTGACCAGTCAGAAATTTTCATTTGTTCAACATTATAGACCGGCCATTTATATGCTTGACCTTCAGGGAGTCTGAAAAATTTATACTCGAAAATGTCAGCTTTATTATCGAGTTCGACAGCGCGGGTCATGACTTGAATTAATTGCGGGGACACAATGTCGTCAGAGTCGCAGAATAAAATATAATCGCCTTCTGCCTGTTTTAATGCTAAATTTCTTGCGCGGCTTGCTCCGTGATTGTCAGTGTGGGTTACGCGAATGAAATCATATTTTGACGCAAAAGAGTCGCAAATTTCCCCGCTTTTGTCCGTTGAGCCGTCATTTATCAAGATAATTTCATAATTGTGCGTAAAATTTTCTTGACTGCAGAGACTCTCCAAGCACTGAGACAAATATTTTTCGCAGTTATATACAGGCAGAATGACGCTGAATAATTTATCGTTTCTCATAGCCTGCACCGGATTTAATAATTTTGCAAGTTCCCGGAGGTGTTATGTGCATTCCGGCAATAGTTAAATTATTTTGTGCTGCATAGTCTAAAATTTTTATTCTTGACTCGCGCGCTTTGTCGGGGTCGGTGTCATATCTCACAGAAATATTTGGGTTCGGCAATTGAATCTCAGGAAAATGCATTATATCACCGACAATTAAAATTTTTCCGGCAATCTCAAAAGCTGTGTGTCCGGGCGTGTGTCCTGAAGCGTCAAGAGCTTTAACGCCGTTAATTACTTCATCGCCGAAATTGAAGAAATTAATTTTTTCGCTGTAAGGCATGAGAGCTGTAATAACTTTTTCGTCCCGCTTGTCATTTACCCAGTAATCGCGCTCAATTTCTGATAAATAAATTTCTGCGTTCGGAAAAGCTGCCCGGCCCTGTGAGTCAATAAGCCCCCCGAAGTGATCTCCATGCAAATGGGTAATCATTATAATTTTCACGTCTTCAGGCTTGATATTATTCTTTGCGAGCTCGTTAATTATGTGGCCGTCATTAAGTCCCGTATCAAATAAAATTTCTTGGCCGTTGACCCTCACGAAATAAGCTAAAATCTGACTCGACATTTTACCAGACGGGAAAAATTTTTTTATCTGTGATTCAGTAGCTCCGATTAGTAATCCCGTGTTAGACTCGCCCTGAACATCAAGCAGCGAAATAATTTCGGGTTCGCCAGCAAATGCACTCGACGCGATAAATAAACATAAAAGCGCAACAAAAATTTTCTGCA encodes:
- a CDS encoding glycosyltransferase family 2 protein, whose protein sequence is MKFSVIVPVYNCEKYLSQCLESLCNQENFTHNYEIIIVDDGSTDKSGEICGSYASKYDFIRVTHTENHGVSHARNLALSQAQGDYILFCDGDDFASPQLISIMTRAVELDNNKSDMFVYKYFWGDLPSKGWENYNIADMKNSDWEISNSENLCANILNDGKTGGYLWNKAFKRELIQSHYFHDDIIVIQDLCWVLEILCDNKNISISIIDYCLYCYVQHKGVGLTRDFKKAYSKSGLANFLSDLEKCLKRINNLFPSIREQMQYNLYAYSIHALYRSPVKMKPGTYRKLKLYIKRYCCKYYFRSKAPFISKLKTFVKHVLFLLHNK
- a CDS encoding glycosyltransferase family 2 protein, yielding MRNDKLFSVILPVYNCEKYLSQCLESLCSQENFTHNYEIILINDGSTDKSGEICDSFASKYDFIRVTHTDNHGASRARNLALKQAEGDYILFCDSDDIVSPQLIQVMTRAVELDNKADIFEYKFFRLPEGQAYKWPVYNVEQMKISDWSTPSSDEACKKVIIDSRVGAYLWDKVFRRTLVQDRSFDESLLIMDDEGWVLEVLCADKNIRIRSINYCLYCYMQRSDYGKTRSVRKIYDNNGLNQFILGMERELNIKNLPGRLVELRKCDIYMASLNNLRMHPKELSDEARKGLESRIKKYCKVFYLSSIPSIWEKLKNLISHALVLMRV
- a CDS encoding MBL fold metallo-hydrolase, whose translation is MQKIFVALLCLFIASSAFAGEPEIISLLDVQGESNTGLLIGATESQIKKFFPSGKMSSQILAYFVRVNGQEILFDTGLNDGHIINELAKNNIKPEDVKIIMITHLHGDHFGGLIDSQGRAAFPNAEIYLSEIERDYWVNDKRDEKVITALMPYSEKINFFNFGDEVINGVKALDASGHTPGHTAFEIAGKILIVGDIMHFPEIQLPNPNISVRYDTDPDKARESRIKILDYAAQNNLTIAGMHITPPGTCKIIKSGAGYEKR